From the genome of Syntrophorhabdus sp., one region includes:
- a CDS encoding diaminopimelate epimerase, with protein sequence MSASGNDFVILDNRDGRVYERFPDIVDFVAKICRFHHSVGADGVILIEGSRGHDFRWRFFNADGSEAEMCGNGGRCAARFAFMKGIAGEKMSFETVAGVIKAEVKGRTVKLQLTRPVDMKLDYPVVLDDKELLLSSVNTGVPHAVLLVGDVDLVPVDDLGRAIRYHEAFGAKGTNVDFVEVMDRENVRVRTYERGVEGETFACGTGAVASGVILTGKALVNSPVNMHTRGGEVLKIYIDGEVYLEGDARFVYTGELCEEALL encoded by the coding sequence ATGAGTGCCAGCGGGAACGATTTCGTGATCCTGGACAACCGCGACGGGAGGGTCTACGAAAGGTTTCCCGACATTGTCGACTTTGTCGCGAAGATATGCAGGTTCCATCATTCCGTCGGCGCCGACGGTGTGATCCTCATCGAGGGTTCCCGTGGCCATGATTTTCGCTGGCGCTTCTTCAACGCCGACGGCTCCGAGGCGGAGATGTGCGGCAACGGGGGGCGCTGCGCTGCACGGTTTGCCTTCATGAAGGGCATAGCGGGCGAGAAGATGTCCTTTGAGACCGTTGCCGGTGTCATCAAGGCCGAAGTGAAGGGCCGGACGGTGAAGCTGCAGCTCACACGCCCGGTGGACATGAAACTCGACTACCCCGTTGTCCTTGACGATAAGGAGCTTCTCTTGAGCAGCGTCAACACGGGTGTGCCTCACGCGGTGCTCCTTGTCGGCGATGTCGACCTTGTGCCCGTGGATGACCTGGGCAGGGCGATCAGGTACCACGAGGCGTTCGGGGCGAAAGGAACGAACGTCGATTTCGTCGAGGTTATGGACAGGGAGAACGTGAGGGTGAGGACCTATGAGAGGGGAGTGGAGGGAGAGACCTTTGCCTGCGGAACGGGGGCGGTCGCCTCAGGCGTCATCCTCACCGGGAAGGCGCTTGTCAACAGCCCTGTCAATATGCACACGAGAGGCGGCGAGGTGCTGAAGATATACATTGACGGCGAGGTCTATCTCGAAGGCGACGCGAGGTTCGTCTACACGGGTGAATTGTGCGAGGAAGCACTTTTGTGA
- a CDS encoding 4-hydroxy-tetrahydrodipicolinate synthase, whose amino-acid sequence MELKGIYTALVTPFRGGALDEKALKKLIEFQVAGGVDGIVPCGTTGEAPTLSYEEHEKVIELAIKYAGGKVPVIAGTGSNSTAEAIELTMSAKKLGADACLLTTPYYNKPTQAGLLAHFTTIAEKTRIPLVLYNIPGRTGINMAPETIAELAKVRNIVGIKEAAGSLTQVSEIYRLTKGRFAILSGDDNLFLPMMSVGAVGVISVISNIMPKELKSLYKAFMVEKNIAKSMRIHTKLMPLFQGMFIETNPIPVKEAAYRMGMIAREYRLPLCPMSDKNAALLGDILAGHGLIAKGGKKGRA is encoded by the coding sequence ATGGAATTGAAAGGTATCTACACGGCGCTTGTCACGCCTTTTCGCGGCGGCGCTCTCGACGAGAAGGCATTGAAGAAACTCATCGAGTTCCAGGTGGCGGGGGGTGTCGACGGCATCGTGCCCTGCGGAACGACGGGTGAGGCCCCTACACTTTCCTACGAGGAACACGAAAAGGTCATAGAGCTTGCGATAAAGTACGCCGGGGGGAAGGTGCCCGTCATCGCGGGTACCGGGTCCAACAGCACCGCTGAGGCCATAGAGCTCACGATGTCCGCAAAGAAGCTCGGCGCCGACGCCTGCCTTCTCACCACACCCTACTACAACAAGCCCACGCAGGCCGGCCTTCTGGCACATTTCACGACGATAGCGGAAAAGACCCGGATCCCCCTCGTTCTCTACAACATACCGGGCCGCACGGGCATCAACATGGCCCCGGAAACGATAGCCGAGCTGGCGAAGGTGCGCAACATCGTCGGCATCAAGGAGGCCGCGGGGTCATTGACGCAGGTCTCGGAGATCTATCGCCTGACAAAAGGCAGGTTCGCCATCCTCTCCGGTGACGACAACCTCTTCCTCCCCATGATGAGCGTCGGGGCGGTGGGCGTCATATCTGTCATCTCCAATATCATGCCGAAGGAGCTCAAGTCCCTCTACAAGGCCTTCATGGTGGAAAAGAACATAGCGAAATCCATGAGGATCCACACGAAACTGATGCCTCTCTTCCAGGGAATGTTCATAGAAACGAACCCCATACCCGTCAAGGAAGCGGCGTACAGGATGGGAATGATCGCGCGGGAGTACCGCCTGCCGCTTTGCCCCATGAGCGACAAGAACGCCGCTCTTCTGGGCGACATTCTCGCAGGACACGGTCTCATCGCAAAAGGCGGGAAGAAAGGCCGGGCCTGA
- a CDS encoding 4-hydroxy-tetrahydrodipicolinate reductase, whose protein sequence is MVRIVVTGACGKMGRAIVKLALEDADLEIAGLVEVKGHPLAGRAHDLMGGKTPFVGDELLQALTGADVVVDFTEAEASMNHFRMAAGKGVAHIIGTTGLNEDDVRTIRETKGARVVMSPNMSIGMNILFDLAQRVSSILGDAYDAEIVELHHRWKKDAPSGSALKIKDAVEAGQRMRAWTEVFGREGITGERKKDEIGVMSIRGGDIVGEHTLYFAGIGERLELTHKAWSRDNFARGALIAAKWLINQPPGVYSMKDVLGL, encoded by the coding sequence ATGGTAAGGATCGTCGTAACGGGCGCATGTGGAAAGATGGGGCGGGCCATTGTGAAGCTCGCCCTCGAGGACGCAGACCTTGAAATAGCCGGCCTCGTCGAGGTGAAAGGCCATCCCCTGGCGGGACGGGCGCACGACCTCATGGGCGGGAAGACCCCCTTTGTCGGCGATGAACTGTTGCAGGCCCTGACAGGGGCGGACGTTGTCGTCGATTTCACCGAAGCGGAAGCCTCCATGAACCATTTCAGGATGGCCGCTGGGAAGGGTGTGGCCCACATCATCGGCACGACAGGCCTCAATGAGGACGACGTGAGGACGATCAGGGAAACGAAGGGCGCCCGGGTCGTCATGTCTCCCAACATGAGCATCGGCATGAACATCCTCTTCGACCTGGCGCAAAGGGTCTCCTCCATCCTGGGAGACGCCTACGACGCGGAGATCGTCGAGCTTCACCATCGCTGGAAGAAGGACGCCCCCAGCGGATCGGCCCTGAAGATCAAGGACGCCGTCGAGGCGGGGCAAAGGATGCGCGCCTGGACAGAGGTCTTCGGGCGCGAGGGGATCACGGGCGAACGCAAAAAGGACGAGATCGGCGTCATGAGCATCCGCGGCGGCGATATCGTCGGGGAGCACACCCTCTACTTTGCCGGCATCGGCGAGCGGCTTGAGCTGACCCACAAAGCATGGTCGCGGGACAACTTCGCCAGGGGAGCGCTCATCGCGGCCAAATGGCTCATCAACCAGCCCCCGGGCGTTTACTCCATGAAGGACGTTCTGGGACTGTGA